Genomic window (Eubalaena glacialis isolate mEubGla1 chromosome X, mEubGla1.1.hap2.+ XY, whole genome shotgun sequence):
GGGGACTAGAACAAAAATGTCTCAGGGAGGAGGGCCTACTCTGGTAATTCTTTTACAGCTTTCTTTGCAACTAGCCTCAAACCCTGCCTGCAGACAATTCCTTAAGACATTTTTGAGTATTCatggaaggggaagagaaagccTGTTGAGTGAGAAATCTCACGGTATGGAGATACCcttaggaagggaggaggagactGTAGGGTCCTTGTCTGAACCTGAAGGGTACTTACAGGCTGGTCTAGATTGTTGGTACCAGAGGGTTTAGGGGCAGCAATCCTGGGGCTGGGAGAATTGGCTTGAAGTCCACATTTGTCAGTCCAGCTCAGCTTTTCCTTGGATTGTATTGCTTATTTGTGACAACTAGTATACAGAAACTGAGGAAGAGAAGGGCAGGAAAAGGCTTCCCTAACCACCCATCCTCTCCAAAAGAGGGCGCTTCTGGGCCTCAGCAACTGAACATGAATGTATTCTCAATGTTTTTTTCTCCAGCAATGATCCCGATCATAGATCAAAGGGGACTCTGGATAGCATTGTATGTACAGGATGATACATATACAATACATATCTAACCAACACCCATTCGGCAAGCCCCACCTTGGCCAAAACTTCAATACTTGGTGGGTATCAATAGCCCAAAGAGTGCAAATGAACTCAGACTGTACCATTTTCCAAACTAATTCACACAGATAAGAAGGGTATTTTGTCCGGTGTTCTAAAGGCTTAACGGAGACTGTACTTCGGAGTAATACATACAACATCCTTTGTAAGTCTTGTTTGCCATACACTCATTTCCACCCCTAAGTGTTTCTCCTAAGGGGTGCTAATTCTAATTTGGTACGTGAATAAAGGAGAGTATCCAGGCCTTGCATGACCTTCAAAGGAATGGCTGTAGCCACTAAGATAACTACACCCTTTCTCTTACCATAGGTATACAAGCCTCACCTTTGTTACTTCTGGGAAATTACATGTGGCATGTATGACACAGAGTCTATTTTCCACTTCTGTTTTTGCATCCTGAGCTGGGCAAAGCAAGAGCTCCCCTGGGCAAGGCAAGAGCTCTGTCAGGTCATTGTTCTTTCAGGATTACAAAAAACATTGCCAGCACTTCTGGAGGCTCAGAAATAGTGATATTTGACTCTCCCTGGGTAAAAGCCAGCATATAAGGCTGGAAGCTTGCAGAAGAGAGCAAAGTGGGGAAGATTCTTAGGACAGAGCAGGGAGATTGGACAGAAATGCACATTTCACACCTACACAGCTCTCAGGGAGCCCGAGTAATGGAACAAGGAAGAGCCTGGAGAAATTTCAGCCTCACTTTCATCCTCTTTTGGAGGGCTGTCGTCTTGCTCCTCCCAGCCTGGCATACAGCCCTTCCTTATATTTTTTGAGAGTCAACAAATTCGAGTGAGAACACAGCAAAGGCTGGAGGGGGCCTGTGATGCTATGCACTATAAACAGGGTGAATTGTAGCCAAAAGCAGCCTTAAACTCTAATCCCAGCTGTCAttgactggctgtgtgaccttgggcacattacttaagcctcagtttcctgtggTGTCAAATGGGACTATTAAAATGCTTTTTAGAGAACTGGTGGAGCGATTGGAGCTAAAGAAAGTGAAGAATCcagcatagtgcttggcacatattTAGTACTAAAAAAGTTGGCAGCTTTACATTATTGTTGGTCCATATGCTACACCTTCCCCTTGGCAAGTTTCTCTCAACTGGTGCCCCCAGAAGAACTGATGTGCCTGAGGATCCAGGAGTCTACCAATCCCCCCCACCAAAAATAAATCTGAGCAAGAAAAACTTGGCACTTTAATCAGCTTGCCCCTTTTCCCCCACCCCACAAGCATGTACAGATTAAAGGTCCAAGGAGGCTGAAGAATGAGAGGCTCTCAGTTTAGCATGGAGGCAGTACCCTATTTCAAGGTCCCAGATTTCGAGTTGGATATTCTCCTGCCTCTCAACTCCACCCCCATCCTATTTTCCAAAACCCCTTTCTCTCCAGTTACTCATTTTCTTGTCACCGGAAATCCCGCCCTTAGCATTCAGTTTTCCTCAGAatgcaaagatagagaagatctCAGAGACTAGTGGGGCCTATATCTCCCAGGCAACTGCGGAGTGCGCCTGCGCAGTGGCTTCCCCAAGCAAGCAGCTCTAATTTGGCTTCTGCACGGCTGCTAGACTTGGGGGCCGAAAGGGTGTATCTCCCGTCTTTCTGTCCCTTCCCCCCAGCGAGACGGTTATGTCGTTCTCTTCCTGAGGCTGACGAAAATGTGAGGAAAATCCTCTCTCCCATCTGATAGGAGGTGGCAGTTGAGGGTAACCCCTAGTGATTAAACGGATGAAAGGGCAGAAAGCTTGTGGGTGAGGAAGCATAAAACCTACACCACTGATAGGCAGCCCCCTTCTACCCCCGCCACCTCGCGTTATAGGTGACTTTACGTATAACATCCACCACTGAGCCAAGGCTTCCTTACAGAAATTGTTAGCTGCCTGTTCTCTAGGGAAGGCTTGGAGAGAGCCGCGAGCAGGGTTAGAAGCTGCGAGATCCGGCATCTGAATGAAGAGAACCAAAATACTAACACTCACCTTAACGGCTTGAGTGCAGAAATAAACAGCGCAGGCAGAGGTTGCCATTCAGAGTTCCTCCAGGTGGATTGTTCCGTCTGACCCGAGATCCAAGACCAGCTGGCTTCAGGAGAACCACTGTTGATTCCTAAGACCCACTCTCTGAGGATATGGACCTTTGTTATCTCTGCCACAGGTTTATCTCTCCCACACTTCTCTTGAACTCAACACTGTCTTTCTGAGCTACACGTAAATCCCGCGAAGCTGTTTCACATACTGCCCCTGACTCCACGGActagtcctccctccctccctctccccaacctcaGGTCTTACAATAGAAGTCACTAAAGGTTAACTTGTCCCAGCTTTCCATACCACCTCATCCTCCCCTGCCACCACCCCTGACCACTCCCGCACTCACCCTTTGCTTGACACCCCTGCCCCTTCACCGTCCCCTCCTAGAACCCAAAGTTTAGTTGGGAGTTACTCCTGTAAACTCTCATAGCTCTCTGAGCTTACCCCTATTATACGACTTGCCACAGAAATAATTGTTGGTTTACTtccacagcccctccccctcaatccctggggctcagctgggccTTCCTCACCCTTATATTCCCAGCATAAAGCACTGTGCTTAGAGCATggcaggtacttaataaatgcttgttgaataaaaGAGTGCTTAAGCATGGAGCCTAAttcattatacttttatttttcactacACTCTGGAATCACAAAGCAGATACAGGTAaatgtcaatattaaaaaaaaaaaacatagacacTATGGGAGAACATCAACAGATGAgtgattttgtgtttgtttttgttgtgggTATGTTATTACTGTTGTTACTTAACTCCTGTACCAGACCATTTTACTGATTATTTCAAACGGTTAAAGAACAACTGTATATTCTCTTCCACATCATAGAAAGATGTAAATATTACCACTACAGTTTATGCAGCTATATGAACTTTTATATTGAAACAAGACAGGAATGGCAAATGAGCAATTTCATTTATAAACACTGATCATGAATCTAATTCAAGGGTatattaaaaggaaggaaatactatTAGAAATGGAACACAAATAGCAAGCACAATGTGTACTTTTCACCCCAACCCTGCCCAGCTTCTGATTTGGAGCCCCAGTGCCCATTTCCCCAGGGCCCCTTTAATTGATGCCACCCAATTGAAGTGACACACTTCCCCCAGACTTCACATGGGGCCAAAGAAGAACATAGCAGTTGCCTCAGACCTGGCTCTGGCCTCCTCATCTTCAACAGCCTCCCTAAATTGCTCTGGCCAGTCCTGTGGTTGCTTTCTGTAGAGCCTGGCCATGTACTCCAAGGCTTTCATTTTGGTGGTTTCAAGGTGAGCTCGAGGACCCCACAGAAGCTCATATTCAACTGGATTAGAATAGGACAGTGGCCTGCATTCCAAGTAGCGCTGTCTCATAAGTTTGCAGGTGATGGCATGCTTTCTCCCTACATCCACACCAAATCTCCGAAGCAAATTCCAGACACTGGCCTCTTTGACACGGTTGCCCATCAGGAAGATCAAACCCAGGATTGGCATCAAATATTCTTGAGTGGGTCTCCCCAGGCTCTCTAGCATCATTTGCTCTTCTTCTGATTCTGGTTGCTGGACAAGGAGGTAAATGTGCTCACTGGTATCAACCTCAATCAGAGAGAACCCATAGAACAGATCAAGGATTACAGTAGCTCGACTGAGGATATTTGGGAACACGTCCTCAAATTCTTTGCCAGTGTGAGCCAACAGCTCATCCTGATGTATAGGCAGCAACTCCTCTGTGACATTAATGGCCAACTGGACCAAATCATTTGCCTTATCATTCATAGTGTCCTCTGACCAGAACTCCAAGCCAGCAGCCTGGCTTCTTTCTTTGGCCTTGTCAGCTTCCAGGGCCTTATTATATTCTTCTGGCCAGCTCCAGGGTTCTTCATCATGGGCCTCTGCCACAAACTTCAGGGCTTCCATCTTTGTGATTtccctgtgggctctagagccccaCAAGAACTCAAATTCGAGGGGATTAGTGCCATACACTGGCCAGTACTCCAAGAACCGCATATGCAAAAAGTCAGTAGTTAGGAGGTTCCTTGTGTTCCCAAAGGGGATGTTGATCCTCTGGGGCTCATCTAACACATCAACCTTTAGCAACAGATCCCAAATGGAAGCCTCTCTTGCTCGGTTACCATTCAGGAGAATGTGGCCTAGGACCAAGGCCAGGAGACCTGCCTTTGGCATGTCCAGGGATTCTGCTATCCGATCAGTGGTCTGGAGACCCCGTTTGCTGATTAGGTTGTAGATGTCAGCCTGGGGATCAAGAACCCTCAGGTTCAACCCAAAGACCTGGTCCAGATGGGCTGAGGCTCGTCTGAGGATCTCAGGGAACTGATCTGAGTATTCTCTGAGGAACTCTAGCATCTCTGTCTGCTGAATAGACCCCTCGATTTGGCTTTTCATTCGCATGAAATTCACCAAAGCAATCGACCTGTCTTCTAGAGGGTCGTGGACCCTGAGCGCCCCCAAACGTCGGGACTGCTCATCTATCAGCACCTCGAGGTCGTTCGGGTCCTGCGCAGCCTGGGAAGCGCTAGCACCCTGAGAGTCGATTGGCGCCTGAGGGCCCTGGGGAGCATCAGGAACTAGCATGGATGTGGGGGACCCGGAGGCATTAATAGCCTGCATCTCACCATGGAAGTCGCTGTAATCTACAGTGGTCTCTGCGTTGCGGTGGCACGCATTCTGGCTTACCAGAGACATGGTTCCAGGAGACAGGAACAGGAATGGGGAGGTCAGCGATCCGTCGGAGAGAGGATGGTAGGTGTGTCGGCGCCTCAGCACAAAGCTGAAGCCAGAGACCCGGGAGCTGCGCGGATCAGAAGTGAGAGCTGGAGAGAGGAGCGATCCTCCTACACAAACACCAGCCAGCAATAAACGCAACCCTCAAAGAGCTAGGCTTTGCCGCAGCCTACGCAGGCGCAGTTGCTTTCTGCGACGTGGTGGCCACGCCCCGCTCCCAGTACCCGACTCCGGCCCCCTTCTTCTGCCTGGCCCGAGAGGCTAGTTGAAGTGGTTGTTGCTAGAGCCAAACTTGTCAGAGAAAAGAATTCATGAAAGGGGGTAACAGACAGAGGTAAAGCAAAGAGGGTAAGGGTTGGGGAATGTTCAGTGATGCACCACAAAGTTTTTCTGTGAGGTATAAAGCTAATAGGCAGTAGAGGATTTGGAGAGGAGGAGGATGCGAAAGATGAGAATTATTTCACGGATTCATtaattcatccactcattcaacaTATGTTTCTTGAGTATGTGTCACATGCTAGGCACAGTATTGGGTACTAGAGGTACACCAGAGGACAAACAATGATTATCCCTTTCTGTGTAGAGCTTACATTCTGGGGTAGGTTCAAACAATGGTGATAATAatggagcacttactatgtaccggACACTATTTCTGGTATTTTCACTTATCTCATATTAAATCACTTAATCTTAGCTATGAGGTACTACTCTTAAtggttctcattttacagacgaggaaactgagtcatAGAGGTGAATTTACCTGTCCAAAGTCAGGCAACAAGTGAAAgagaccaggatttgaacccaggtctgtcagaATCTCAAGCATAAGTACTTTCTCTTATACCATCTGCCCTTCACAAATGATTAGCCCTGTTTATTTAAGATACTCTTAATTAAAGTAGTTGGAAATACATGCTCTGATGGAGGGACAGTTAACATATGGTACAAACACAGAAGAAGGAGCAAGCAATGAATTACAGCTTAGTCTGAGGTGTCTTGGATTAGGGGCACATGCCTCAAGGAAGAATTGAGCTCTAAGTGATGAATAGGATGGGAAGGATTTATAAGGGCATTCTAGGCTGAGGGATCAGCATCAGAAAAGGCTCAGAGGTTTGAAAGTACAAAATAAGTTTGCATAACAGCTGGACATCCAGGGTGGCTAGAGCCAAAGTGCactaggatgggagggagatgcggaTGAAGGTGATGACAGGAATGATTGGATATCCTGTTTCTTCATTTAGCAGTATGTGAGGACTGGTTGGGGCTCCATAAGGTGAGAACAACACCACCAGAATAGGACCTGATTAGTTAAGTGGTTGGTCTTGTGTTTGGGGAGGTATAATTCAAACGCTTCAGCAAGGAAGAGGAGTCAGCTGCTTTATTTTCTGGGAGTGCTACCAAAGTAGTTGGGCTAAATCCTAGCTCTCAACCCTCAGGGTATGCAGTGGAATATTGAGAAGgagaaaaatttacatttttctccacAATTGAAATCCTTCCTTAAATTCTTGATGGTAATGAATACTGTTACATTCAGTTATCCTGTGCCCTGGAATTCCTTCAGAGGGCATTGCCTTCACATGAGGGTCCAGACACTTAACCTCTGACATTTTCTACATTCCAGATGCTTTCTTAAAGTAACGAAGCAGGCAGTTCAGGACCATGGATTTGGCCAAACTGGACTAAAGAGATCAATTTTTATACAAGTGAATGTGCATGTTCTACAGGTAGAAATGTTCAGTTTCTGTGCTGATTGTATCTTAGGAGAATCTTGTGGAAAGCAGCAGCATCTTTTGAGCTGCTACAAGGGAGTAATTGAGATCAGACCTGATGGGATCCCTCACCCTGGTCTTTCCTCTTCGCCAGAAGCACTCCATGCTCCTTGTCTAGACAGGTGCTTCCCAAGGGCAGATTCAGAGAGGATTTTAAATtctgcagtcattaaaaaaaacaaatgcaatttCCCCCTGAAATCCAGTTCACATTTTTTTGTGAGTTGAATTTTCTACTACCCCTGCATCTAATAGATAAAAATAGCATTGAATGACAATATCTTACCTCTGAAATGACATGCTGATCCCATTCTACAGCATTCAAATTCTTCACAAATTGGTCCCTACCTGGCTCTGCATCTTCATCTTTATCCACCCAGTACATCCTTCCATGAAATCTGTTCCATAGCCACACTGAACTACACTTCTGGTCTCAGCCATTTCTACTTTACCAGTCTCCAAACTGTTCTAGTTATTGCTAAATGAAAAACGAAGGAGCTGTGCCTGTGGCTGTGACATATGGCATGTTTTCCACCCTAAGTgtgaaagtaaaaagatgggaTCATACTCTCCATTCTGAACTTCTTTTGATAGTTTCTGaccttctttttgaattttaaaaacctgtgAATATCTTTCCATACAACTGTTTACCTTCagcataattttaataaaatattttaactttaagtGCTTTTACTGAGATAACATATACAAAGTACACAAATCATGAATGTAGACTTGATAAATTATGACAGATTTAACACACCTTATGACCATCATGCCAGTCAGGAAACAGAACATTACCAGCATCTCAGAACCTACTATGGCACCCCTCCCATCTCTCCCCTCATATTTGTCCCAAGAGGAAGCCCCTATTCTGACTTCTAGCATCACAGATTAGTTTTGCTGGTTTCTGAGTTTTGTACAATatcaatggaattatacaatatgtactcATTTGTAGCTCtcttttttccaataaaaatccACTATGTCTTGTTAATTATCTTTGTTGTATATAGCAGTATTTgctcattttcattattatatactTTAACATTGAATGAATGTGGTACAACTTATCCTGTCAACTGCTGGTGGACATTACCTTTTTTCCAGTTTGGAGTTCTTACCAAAAATGCTGCTGTGGACCTTCTTGTACCTGTCTTTCTGTTCACAGGTTCGTTTACGTTGGAAATAAATCTATGAATGGAATTCCTGTATCATAAGTGTGTGTGATTTCAGTTTACATAGCTTTTTCCAGagagtttttgaaatttttacaccaatttacacttccactagtagtgtatgagagttcctattACTCTATATTCTTATCTGTAGGCATTCTAGTGGGTGTGCTGTGGTGTATCATTTTgcgtttttttttcttcactcatatttagctttttttttttttaactgcttttcAAACAAGAGTTGTCATTTGTTTTCCCAGTGGACGTTAAAGGCCAATGGACACTAAAGGCAGAAAGTTAAGAAAATGGGAGATGCTAGAATTTAGCTAGAAGACAGCAGCAAGAAGTGATAGTTGGTAGACACTCAAAGGGAGATAGAAACACTATTCAAAACTGAAATTAGAACGTAAATACTATAGCTGTGTTAGAGCACTCAGTGCAAGGACAAGAAATCCTCAGTGTACTAATTGTCCTCAAAATTTTCACtgcatattataatttttaaagacctAGCTTTACCAAGAAAAGTTAACTTCTGcttatgaaaacaaataaatatatattacagaaTTATTAACCCAGAAAatacataacattaaaaaaagtgtTAGTACTCAAAGGAATAATATAATTACATAGAAAATTCACATATGTAAAATCTCATTCCTGGCAAACTGGTGTtcaccagaggggaagggggataGGGGattgagtgaaataggtgaaagggattaagaggtacaaacttccagttataaaataagtaagttacagggatgtaatgtacagcatagggattatagtcaataatattgtaataattttgtgtggtgacagatggtaactagaattACTGTGGTGCTCaatttataatgtatataaatgttgaatcactatgttgtacacctgaagctaatataatattgtatgtcaactgtacttcaatttaaaaaattaaaaggaaaaaatctcatTCCTGGATAGTGATGTATAGATACAACATTGTggtaactataccccaattttttaataatatgcattCCTTTATATCTAAAATTGTAATGATCACccgatttattttttaaacaatagtaTTTTTATTCAGAGTCAAATAACAAGACCTGATTATTGTTATTAAGTTGGCCTgtacagttgacccccttcacccatttcgcccaccccccaacccccttcccctctggtaaccactacgttgttctctgtatctatgagtttgttttagttttattttgttttttcattggttttcttcatttttttagattccacatatgagtgaaattatatggtatttgtctttctctgtctgacttatttcacttagcataatatcctccaggtccacccatgttatggcaaatggtaggatttcattcttttttatggctgaatagtagtattccagtgtgtgtgtacctaagtttctgtgtgtgtgtgtatctcacattttctttaaccattcatccatttatggaCTCTTACGGTATtcccatttcttggctattgtaaataatactgagATGAGcataggagtgcatatatctttttgaattagggttttcatattctttagataaatatccagaagtggaacaGCTGGATTTATTTAGTAGtactattcttaattttttgagtaaactccttattgtttttcatagttgttgaactaatttacattcccaacaacagtgtacaagtgttcccttttctccccattctCACCAATACTTGCTATCGCCTGTATGCTTCAGGATAGCCATTTTAACAAGTGTAAGGTAATAtatcattgtggctttgatttgcatttccctgatgattagtgatattgagcattttttcatgtgcctcttgggtATTTggtgtcttctttgggaaaatgtctatttagttcctctgcctgttttttaaaaatcggactgggtttgttgttgttgttgttactgagctatatgagttctttatgtactttgaatatcaaccccttatctgatacatggtttgcaaaaattttcttacattctgtatgttgtcttttaatttttttaattgtttcttttgctgtacagagTCTTTTAAATTtggtgtagtcccatttgtttatttttgcttttgttgtttgattTGGTGccatatccaaaaaattattgccaaaaaCAAAGCCAAGGAACTTCTTCCCTGAattttcttcaaggagttttatgatatcaggtcttatgtttaagtatttaatccattttgagttaacttttgtgagcGATGTAATATAAGGGTTGAATTTTATTGTTCTGCATATGTTTACCCAGTTTTcacaacaccatttgttgaagaggctaTTCTTTCTCTATTGGGTGTTCTTGGTGccattgtcaaatattagttgaccatatatgtaggGCTTTAATTCTGGGTTTTGTACTGTGTTCCACTGGTCCATGTGTCTACTTTTATGCCAGTgtcatactgtttttattactacagctttgtaataaagtttgaaatcaggaagtgtgatatgtccagctttcttctttttcgtTATGATTGCTTTGTTTATTCAGACTCTTTTGAGgatccatataaatttttggtttgcttttactatttctgtgaagaatgccattggtatctTGATgcggattgtattgaatctatagatggctttgggtagtatggacataaaataatgtttttaagagaTTATTTTGGATGCTCTCTGGTGAAGGGATAGTAGAAAGGAGCAAAAGTAGGTCCAGAGAGACTATTGGCTATTGGAATAATGCCGGTTATTGATAATGGAGGCTTGGACTTGAATTATGGTATGAGAAGGAGAAAATTTGATAGATTCTCAACATGTATTAGGAAGAATTAAGATTTGGTGATGTATTATATGTGGGGGAACaagaaaatttggggaaaattcagAGTAAATTTTAAGGTTTTGGCTTAAGCAATTTGGTACATAGGGATGAATTTACAAGGATGGTGAAGATTGGGAAAGGAACAGGTTTGCTTGGAGGAAATCAAGAGTTCTATTTTGACCATGTCATATTTGAAGTGGCTTATTATTAATTCAAAGAGCAGGGTCAAGTAAGCTTAGGGGACTGTGAATATGGAGATGTATGGGCTAGAGATTGCATTTAAAACCATCAAGCTAGGAAAGATCACCCAGGGGCAAAGTGTAGAATGAGGGAAGAAACAAGGGCTTTAAGACATAACACTGAATGAAGCCTTCCTACATTTAGAGTTTAGGTAGATTACATGACTGTTGTATTCCTTGCGAGAATCATATCTCTTTGATCCCTTCAGCCAAGGATTTCACGTCCACAATGATCTTCTAGGGAACAATTTTTCCTAAGGACAAATGCTGCCCACCTGTCTCTCAGGTGGAGGCAGATAGGTGTTTGGTGGATGTTATAGAGGAGGCTAAGTGTTTAGAATTCAGTTTTCAAAACCTTGATGAGCACTTGGCTCTGTCCCATCAGTCAGTCAGCGGGGCTCCACTATGTTCCAGGTTCCCGATCCTGTGAGGTCATGGGAATGCATATTTTAAAGACACAGTCCATGTCTTTATGGAGCTGAATAAGGTTAAGTGCAAGATGCTGTTGAGACATAGAAGAGGGAGTTCTTAACCATGTCTCTGGGTGTCTGACAATACTTCaaagaggaggtgatatttgtgCATGGTAGGAGCTTTTTTAAGGCAATGTTTCTCCATTTGAAATGCATGGTGGTCCTTGAGATGATTTTAGTTGGTGGTCATACATTGATTTTAATGTGtaagagaaatatagataaagATATAAATAGATACAAACAGGTGCACGCACACATTTATAGCATAATAAACTCACAATTTCTCAAACATTAGTATTGTGCCTGAAGAAATGTACACATCCCTACTGATTGGTCTCATTTATATTCAAGAACTCAAAATCTCAGATGGGAAGATAACATTGCCCAGTAAGGTTAATATGCTACCCTACTGTTTGCTTTCCTATTGCCAAAATTCTTCTCCTACCTCAAACCTCCACTATTTCATCCCTTCCCCTTTCTCACAGCAAACTCATGACTGTGCTTCAACTGTCACTTAGAAAATATTCACAGTTAGATGGAAATTCCATTGCCTTCATCCACCAAAGCTACCAACTTACTGACATCTTTACCCATATGCCTTCCTTTTATACTAGATGACATGTCCCTCTTTGTATTAAAGGCTGACATGTCTTCTTGTGCTATGGATATGACTCCTTCCTCCCCGTCctaaaaaattatgtttaaatattttcataatggtCTACAGTAAGGATACTATACAATTGATTCAATTCTCAATTGGTAGGTTATTTACAAACCTTACCACTATAAACAGCACAGCAATAAACACtcatatacatatgaatatatattcttgTTTAGTGGTACTTTTATATGATAAGTTTCCAAATGTAGGATTTATGGGTTGAAAAGCGtttttattttcagctttgaTAGGTATCTGTACATCACTTTCCCAATCAGTtggttttagctattctagggcctgtgcctttccatgtgaatttaatttaatttattttcttttatttaaaaaaatttaataatacattttatttagcccaatatatccaaaatattatgatttcaacatgtaatcaatataaaaatattattattttttagatggtGCATTCTCTTATTGGTGCCACTGAaggtttaaaacaatatttttattgtggtaaaatacatatgacacaaaatttaccattttaaccatttttaattgaagcatagttgatgtacaatattatgtaagtcaGAGGTGTACAatagagtgattcacaatttttagaaGTTATATTCCAAAGTTaaaccatgttgtagcatgtacctGAACCTCATTCCCTTTTGTGgctgagtatatatatatgtatatatatata
Coding sequences:
- the MAGEE2 gene encoding melanoma-associated antigen E2; protein product: MSLVSQNACHRNAETTVDYSDFHGEMQAINASGSPTSMLVPDAPQGPQAPIDSQGASASQAAQDPNDLEVLIDEQSRRLGALRVHDPLEDRSIALVNFMRMKSQIEGSIQQTEMLEFLREYSDQFPEILRRASAHLDQVFGLNLRVLDPQADIYNLISKRGLQTTDRIAESLDMPKAGLLALVLGHILLNGNRAREASIWDLLLKVDVLDEPQRINIPFGNTRNLLTTDFLHMRFLEYWPVYGTNPLEFEFLWGSRAHREITKMEALKFVAEAHDEEPWSWPEEYNKALEADKAKERSQAAGLEFWSEDTMNDKANDLVQLAINVTEELLPIHQDELLAHTGKEFEDVFPNILSRATVILDLFYGFSLIEVDTSEHIYLLVQQPESEEEQMMLESLGRPTQEYLMPILGLIFLMGNRVKEASVWNLLRRFGVDVGRKHAITCKLMRQRYLECRPLSYSNPVEYELLWGPRAHLETTKMKALEYMARLYRKQPQDWPEQFREAVEDEEARARSEATAMFFFGPM